A window of Verrucomicrobiia bacterium genomic DNA:
ATCATGGACTAGGAATTCAATATCGGCCCGGTCTTTATCTGTAATACTGGAGCGGTTCATGTGAGTCTCTGGCACATTCACACTCTTCCGTTCTTTGAGGATGCCACCGTTAATGAGGCAGGCGGTAATGCGGTGCCCATCCACAGCAGTGACCTCGCCCTCAAGCGCACCATCCACAAAGGTAATAGGCTCACCTATTTTTACCTCATTGTGGAGATGATCATCATTAATTGGGATGTCATTTTCTCCAAGCTCGCCGCCATTGGTCACAAAGGTGTATGTTTGGCCGCCAATGATAGGGATATGACCGTTAGGAAGTCGTCCAATACGGATATTGGTACCCTGAATGTCGGCCTGGATTTGGACATTTGTCCCCAGCTCCTCATTGATTTCCCGGATCCAGGCTACGCGCTGGCGGTACTCATCGTATTGTGCGTGGGCAAAGTTGTTGCGGAGAATGCAGGCGCCGGCTTTGACGAGTTCCCGCAAGGTGTCTTTGTTGTCACAGGTAGGACCGATGGTGACAATAAACTTGGTACGGAGATCTGAAATGAAGTGGTTGGAGGCCATAACTAGAGGGTTCGTATATATCTTACTAGTTTACCACTGGGGGAGAAAAACACCTCGCCAGGTTATGGCGAGGTTTATGGATTGTGTGAGTAAATGCGCTACCAGCGCCCTGCCCAGAACTTCTCGGCTGCTTTTTGGTGCTTTGCAGCCCGAGCCGCGAGTTTCTTGAGATACCTGCCACTTGCGCGTGGCTTTCTCTTCTTCCTTGCCATATTCACCAACCTCCCTGCCCAGTGGCATGTGGGACTATCATAGCCAGTTTTGCTAGGAAAAACTACTGGCATGCCATACCTATATTGTTTAGTGCAGGGTAAACTGATACGGTCTCCCATGATATCCCAAGGATAAAGATGCTTACCAACTTACAAGAATTCCCCGAAATCCCCGGCTTGTTCCGAGGTGAAATCATTGGCAACCGTGTAGGGGGCTTTGATCCCCGTGGCACATTTTACGACGCGTTCATCCAATCGGAGTTCCGTGAGATTGCCGGAAAGGAGCTGCTTACACAGCAAATGAATTTTGTCATCAATAACCTGGGAGCCATTCGTGGCTTCCATGCCGAGAATTGGGACAAGCTGGTTTGTGCGGCAAACGGGCGGATGCAGGTGGCGTATGTAGATTGCCGGGACCACGAACACTTTGGGAACGTGGTCACCTTTTCTGTCGATGTCCCCAGTGTCATATTTGTCCCGGCGGGTGTGGCTAATTCCTACCTCGCCCTGACTGACCAGTTGGTCTACATTTATCAGGCAACATCGGAATGGAACGCCGACGCGCCCTATCCCTTGTTCAATCTCTACGACCCGGAGCTGCAGGTGCCGTGGGATACAACGTACCCACACATCCTCAGCGACAAGGACAAGACTCACCCACCGCTTCGAGGAGCATTCCCGGAGGCGTGGCAAGCATGGCGCGGAGGTGCCAAAGAATGATCGTTATTATAGGCGCGGGCTTCATTGGTTCGTTCCTGGGGGAATACTTTGGTGACCGCGCCGTCTTCCTAGAAGGTCGGTACAATTCACTGGAAACGTTGGAGCAGGCTCTGGCTCCCCTTAACCCTACCGTGGTCATAAATTGTGCGGTAAAGGGGAATCCCAAGAGCATTGAGGCTCTGGAAGAAGGAAGTGCGGACTGGAAAGAACATGTCCAAGTGAATGTGGTGCTTCCCGAGTGGCTAGCGCTGCTGGGCAAAAAGCTTGGTTTCAGGTTGGTGCATCTTTCCACGCTCATGTTCCTTGACTGGAAGGGTGAGGCAAGTGCGGGTGGCTTTCAGGAAGATTCAGTCCCTGAAATTACCTCCCGGACTTCTAAGTACGCCAAGATGAAGTGGCAGGCGGAGCAGCGGTTGGTGGGATCCGACGCTATTATTGCCCGTATCCACCTCCCGTTCACCTGGGCGAATAACCCCCGGAATCTCTTCTCCCGTCTGCCTGGGTTCGGCGTCTTTGTGGAGGATGCCTCTTCCATGACCTGCTTGGACGATTTTGCAGAAGCCTTAGATGGCGTGTTGGAGCGGGAGAGGGTAACTGGTGTTATCCACTTTGTGAACGAGGGGGCCATGTCCTTTCATGACATTGCGGCTCACATGCAGAGCCAAGGGCTTATACCGGAAGGCCAGGTGCTCCCGTCCATTAGTTTGGCGGAGCTGAACCAGGTTCCTGGTGCGGTATACCAGCCGCAGGTTATTGCGCAAAGTGCAGTGCTATCCGGGCTTTTCCTGGAAATGCCACCTCTCCAGGAATCAGTCCTGGGCACGCTCCATATCATGAGTATGAAGTTGTGAATCAAAAAACCCCGCAGTCGCGGGGTTTTTCTTTTTTTGAGTCAGGAGGATCTCTTTCGTGGAGAAAACCATTGAGAAATTCGTAAGAATTTCGAGTGTGTTTTCGAACGAAAGAGTATTCTCTTTACATGCCGGCAACAATTGCCCCAACAATGAGGAACTGTACCAATGTGTACCCGTTGTTAATCATAAAGAGCCGTGGGCTTTCTTCTGCAAACATCATCCGGGAGAGGCCAACGGTGGCCACGAAGCCAATCCATGCCCAGAGGCCAACTTGGAGGCCAAGCACCCAAGTGTCGGCACCAGCATATACGGCAAAGTGCCGCATGACGTACGCGGTTAGTGCAGAGGCAATAACCATTACAAGGTAGCCAGGGCCAGGGCTTTTTATGTCATCCATCTTTTTGCCAAGCTCCTTCATCCACATTGCTCCAAATACCTGTGGCGTATACCAAATGAACCCAAGAACCATGCTTGCAACCACCGCGGCCAAAATGGCCATGTAGTTAACTTCCACGCTTCCCATAGCAAAATACTTAGTAGTAGCTACTTTTAGGCTACGCCTCCCCAAGCGAAATAAAAAGTGTCAGTCCGTTTGGACTGACACAGTTACCGGCGCACCGAGAGGTGAGCGGCCAAGAAGCGGATGAACCCGTCCGGGTTCTCGATATTCTCTTTGTAGAAGATTGCCAGTTCCACTACATGGGGCGATGCCCATTTGTAGTGAAGCATGTCCACTTGGGGATGGGCCTTCACAAAGGTGAGAAGCCCGTTGAGGAGGATGGGAGGTAGCGTGAGGCGCTCTTGAATTCCTTCTTGCTCCCCGCTAAATACCGAGCCCTTAATGAGGCTGGCCGATTCCTCCCTCCTGAATGTGGAGGCGAGTTGGTTGATGAGCAGGATACTCATACGAAGTCGGTACTCACCGGTGCGGGTAAGTACGATGGGGCTGTCGGTCATAACCTCATAGAAGAGGTAGGTCTTTTCGCTTTGCGCGATATCCCCCTTGTCACCGAGGAGAATACCAAACGCGCGAGAACGCTCAGACTGACGGAGAAGGGCACAGGCCCGCTCTTCTTTCGTTTTGTTAAGTGGTTTGTTCCACTCGACATCTCCAACGCCATGGATTTTTGCCATTTGTATTTCTCACCCGTTTTTTCCTAGCTGTACGCCAGATTTCTGACATTAGCAGGCTTATTTCCTATTGTATACCGAGAAATAAAAAAGACCGGCAGGTGAGTGCCAGTCTTTTTTGGGTTAGTACCCTGGCGTATTGGTAGGGGACTGGTTGTACGGTGCAGGAGCAGGCGCGTACGCAGGTGCTGGTGCAGCTTGTGCGGCAGGCATGTACGGCATGGCTGGGGCAGGTGCAGCAACAGGAACTTGCTGAACTGGTGGGGTCCACTGGTGCGCCGGAGGCGTGGAAACTGGGGCAGGCGCAGGGGCTGGCATGGGTGCCGGAGCTTGTGCAACAGGCGCCGCAGGGGCTGGCTCATCCTTCTCTAGGGCACTGCCATTCATGATCTGCTGCTGCATCTCATGTTCAAAGGCGGAGGCCTGGCCTTCAATGGCGCTAAGTTCAGCGTTTAGTTGAGTGGTGGCTGCCTCAACATTTGCCACATGTTTGTCATGGGCATCGGTAGCTTCAGAGATAAACGTTTCGAGTGCAGGAAGGGTTTGTTCCAGGGCGTCTAGTTCGGCAACTGCTTCCTCTTCAGTGAGCTCGTCTACAGGGGTTTGGGTGATATCAGACATGGTGGGATATTAAATTGTTTGACTTACCATTTCTGGAACTTGCCCAATAGCCTCTGATTCAGTCTCTTCGACTGGCTGTTCAGCCATAGCATTCTGGCGGCCACGGCCAATCCGTTCACGGAGACGCTCGGCACGTTCAGTGAGTTTGTTATGGGTGCTGAGTGCCTCTTGAAGGGCAGCGGAAACTGTACTCTCCATGGTCGCTTCAACGTTCTGCCAGTTCCTCATTGCTTCGTTCGAAAGCTCAAAGTTGCCAGACTGTGCGGCTAAGGCGAGGTTCCTAGACGCGTTCTCACGGATTGCATTTGCCATGGTGCCATTCATAATCGCTTCAATGCGATCGTTCAGGGCATCTATTGCAGGGTTGAATTTGCCATCAATCTTTCTGTCAGCCTGGCCACGCTTAAAGGTGTCCCAGCCTTCGTTGATAGTGTTGGAGGCAGCGTTGTAGCTTTCACCAACTTTCTGACCAGCA
This region includes:
- a CDS encoding pyruvate kinase, with product MASNHFISDLRTKFIVTIGPTCDNKDTLRELVKAGACILRNNFAHAQYDEYRQRVAWIREINEELGTNVQIQADIQGTNIRIGRLPNGHIPIIGGQTYTFVTNGGELGENDIPINDDHLHNEVKIGEPITFVDGALEGEVTAVDGHRITACLINGGILKERKSVNVPETHMNRSSITDKDRADIEFLVHD
- a CDS encoding dTDP-4-dehydrorhamnose 3,5-epimerase family protein, whose protein sequence is MLTNLQEFPEIPGLFRGEIIGNRVGGFDPRGTFYDAFIQSEFREIAGKELLTQQMNFVINNLGAIRGFHAENWDKLVCAANGRMQVAYVDCRDHEHFGNVVTFSVDVPSVIFVPAGVANSYLALTDQLVYIYQATSEWNADAPYPLFNLYDPELQVPWDTTYPHILSDKDKTHPPLRGAFPEAWQAWRGGAKE
- a CDS encoding sugar nucleotide-binding protein; translated protein: MIVIIGAGFIGSFLGEYFGDRAVFLEGRYNSLETLEQALAPLNPTVVINCAVKGNPKSIEALEEGSADWKEHVQVNVVLPEWLALLGKKLGFRLVHLSTLMFLDWKGEASAGGFQEDSVPEITSRTSKYAKMKWQAEQRLVGSDAIIARIHLPFTWANNPRNLFSRLPGFGVFVEDASSMTCLDDFAEALDGVLERERVTGVIHFVNEGAMSFHDIAAHMQSQGLIPEGQVLPSISLAELNQVPGAVYQPQVIAQSAVLSGLFLEMPPLQESVLGTLHIMSMKL
- a CDS encoding DUF1761 domain-containing protein; amino-acid sequence: MGSVEVNYMAILAAVVASMVLGFIWYTPQVFGAMWMKELGKKMDDIKSPGPGYLVMVIASALTAYVMRHFAVYAGADTWVLGLQVGLWAWIGFVATVGLSRMMFAEESPRLFMINNGYTLVQFLIVGAIVAGM